The Leishmania braziliensis MHOM/BR/75/M2904 complete genome, chromosome 15 genome has a window encoding:
- a CDS encoding putative ecotin yields the protein MSAAAGKTLADYKAPYPKPTSRQRRYVILLDPKGDNAELNDYKVELIPGRVKLLDGANHYFLGGKIEEKTIDGWGYPYYVVTLAEMAGTAMLPLGNAAHKKLRFVPLHTSSLYRYNSKLPIVVYVPKDGVLRYRIWTAKLSGRGKAKSIKAKEM from the coding sequence AtgtccgccgctgctggcaaAACACTTGCCGACTACAAGGCGCCGTACCCGAAGCCGAcgtcgcgccagcgccgctaTGTGATCCTCCTCGATCCCAAAGGCGACAACGCGGAGCTGAACGACTACAAGGTGGAGCTCATCCCTGGCCGCGTCAAACTGCTGGATGGCGCCAACCACTACTTCCTGGGCGGTAAGATTGAGGAGAAGACCATCGATGGCTGGGGATACCCCTACTACGTCGTGACGCTGGCAGAAATGGCGGGGACGGCAATGCTGCCCCTCGGCAACGCAGCGCACAAGAAGCTGCGCTTTGTGCCACTGCACACCAGCAGCCTCTACCGCTACAACAGCAAGCTGCCCATCGTGGTGTACGTGCCGAAGGACGGTGTGTTACGCTACCGCATCTGGACTGCCAAATTATCCGGTAGAGGTAAGGCTAAGAGCATCAAAGCGAAGGAGATGTGA
- a CDS encoding putative ecotin has product MPSLEDYRIPYPAAGPCQKRTVIYLPQQDSAVEQHHLRVQLIPGRHVRCEDGCFYQLTGTVSEETLQSWGYPYYVVTLDDIYPAQCSPSDPANPRTFVPLRESPMIPYNSKRPIVVYVPEDAEVRYRVWCSDVLQVQESQQELEAPAVSQSCPVPVRERQNNPEGHAHPVVVHSVESPEVSGHKDGDQPMKKSSKLKQSCSNSSRSLKHSASGSSPKNTPLFSRESVPPEHSLSAAQQRRRSNENSAIDETGGGASRKKRSDSTSSRKDDQDSGYEKKVKNLWNRARGNSSPKRSASPKKSGRDSRRNS; this is encoded by the coding sequence ATGCCCTCCCTCGAGGACTACCGCATACCATACCCAGCGGCCGGCCCCTGCCAGAAGCGCACGGTCATCTACCTGCCGCAACAGGACTCCGCTGTTGAGCAGCATCACCTGCGCGTGCAGCTCATTCCAGGCCGCCACGTGAGATGTGAGGATGGCTGTTTCTATCAGCTTACCGGTACCGTGTCGGAGGAGACGCTTCAGAGCTGGGGCTACCCGTACTACGTCGTCACGCTCGACGACATCTACCCTGCCCAGTGCTCCCCGAGCGACCCGGCGAACCCGAGGACCTTCGTGCCGCTCCGTGAGAGCCCGATGATCCCCTACAATAGCAAGCGCCCCATTGTCGTCTACGTTCCCGAGGATGCCGAGGTGCGCTACCGCGTCTGGTGCAGTGACGTCTTACAGGTGCAGGAAAGCCAACAGGAGCTCGAGGCCCCGGCCGTGTCCCAGTCATGCCCCGTCCCAGTCCGAGAGAGGCAAAACAACCCCGAAGGTCACGCGCATCCAGTGGTAGTACACTCGGTGGAGTCCCCGGAAGTCAGCGGCCACAAGGATGGTGATCAGCCTATGAAGAAGTCCTCAAAGTTGAAGCAGTCCTGCAGCAACTCGTCGAGGTCGCTTAAGCACAGCGCTAGCGGATCGTCTCCAAAGAACACACCGCTGTTCTCCAGAGAGAGTGTACCGCCGGAGCACTCTCTGTCCGCagctcagcagcgacgccgcagcaACGAAAACTCTGCCATCGATGAGACCGGTGGTGGCGCCTCGAGGAAGAAGCGCAGCGACAGTACGTCGAGCCGGAAGGACGACCAAGACAGCGGCTACGAGAAGAAGGTGAAAAACCTATGGAACCGCGCCCGAGGTAACTCGTCGCCGAAGAGGTCCGCCTCACCAAAGAAAAGCGGCCGCGACAGCAGGAGAAACTCGTGA